The following are encoded in a window of Roseimaritima ulvae genomic DNA:
- a CDS encoding carboxypeptidase-like regulatory domain-containing protein, whose product MKVPNWMHVGLVLWMTVYLATPRLLAADQTPASAVPIKRTIDNIVLHDGQLRGALVDEAGKGVPDAPVLIGQDGKLLKQLRTDEDGRFRFKVAKPGLFQVVSHGSAAAYHTFPAEQAPEGAKQAVIHQVDPQVARGGSPAGLFSCLANPIFLALLIGAAIAIPLALDDDDDDDAS is encoded by the coding sequence ATGAAAGTTCCCAACTGGATGCACGTTGGTTTGGTGTTGTGGATGACCGTCTACCTGGCGACGCCACGCTTGCTGGCGGCCGATCAAACACCCGCCTCGGCGGTGCCCATCAAACGCACCATCGACAACATTGTTTTGCATGACGGCCAACTGCGTGGAGCATTGGTCGACGAAGCCGGAAAAGGCGTTCCCGATGCTCCCGTGCTGATCGGCCAAGACGGCAAACTGCTGAAGCAGCTGCGCACTGACGAAGACGGTCGCTTTCGCTTTAAGGTTGCCAAGCCGGGCTTGTTCCAGGTGGTCAGCCACGGCAGCGCGGCGGCCTACCACACCTTCCCAGCCGAACAAGCGCCGGAGGGGGCCAAGCAAGCGGTGATTCACCAAGTCGATCCGCAAGTGGCCCGTGGCGGTTCGCCGGCGGGTCTGTTTTCCTGCCTGGCCAACCCCATCTTCTTGGCGTTGCTGATCGGAGCGGCCATCGCCATCCCGCTGGCTTTGGACGACGATGACGACGACGACGCCAGCTGA
- a CDS encoding PP2C family protein-serine/threonine phosphatase, translating to MSGPEYWNDAITHSLQSDIGMRRANNQDSATAVTADSELRFNKRGHLFVVADGMGAHAAGELASKMAVEKIPQHFLRSDTALPLDALRKAIIEANREVYLKGQSNPEFHNMGTTVSSLALGPDGVVVGHVGDSRVYRLRRNVLEQLTFDHSLVWEMEANGHVQPNSELSRAIPKNVITRSLGPSPEVAVDMEGPWPVLRGDRYLLCSDGLTGQVEDDEIGMLLGCLPPETVTQVLVDLANLRGGPDNITLIVVQADADFNRSGAPIRGPRQYRTAPPALWVVLGVALLGTALFAIAGLTTAMLGAAATAIIVAVFTAWYCLASTPSQPSDGSVQGPSGRGPYRRYSAKPTLEFAQRLAGTVQALRDAAAEKRWQVPWEQIDPLQAKAAAAVEREDFADAIRWQAKAIVATMQQLRHQRGSEEATVEL from the coding sequence ATGTCCGGCCCAGAGTACTGGAACGATGCGATCACCCACTCGCTGCAGTCCGATATCGGGATGCGCCGAGCCAACAACCAGGACTCGGCGACTGCCGTCACCGCCGACAGTGAACTAAGGTTCAACAAGCGGGGGCATTTGTTTGTCGTGGCCGATGGGATGGGGGCCCACGCGGCTGGGGAGCTGGCCAGCAAGATGGCCGTGGAAAAGATCCCTCAGCATTTTCTTCGCAGCGACACGGCCTTGCCGCTTGATGCCCTCCGCAAAGCAATCATCGAAGCCAATCGCGAGGTCTATCTGAAGGGCCAGAGCAATCCCGAATTTCACAACATGGGCACCACGGTCAGCTCGCTGGCCTTGGGGCCCGACGGAGTGGTGGTGGGGCATGTGGGCGATAGTCGCGTCTATCGGCTGCGACGCAACGTGCTGGAACAGCTGACCTTTGACCACAGTCTGGTGTGGGAAATGGAAGCCAACGGGCACGTCCAACCCAATAGCGAACTGAGCCGGGCGATTCCCAAGAACGTGATTACCCGCTCGCTGGGGCCGAGTCCGGAAGTGGCGGTCGATATGGAAGGCCCTTGGCCGGTCCTTCGCGGCGACCGCTATCTGTTATGTAGCGATGGTTTGACCGGACAGGTCGAGGACGATGAGATCGGAATGTTGCTGGGCTGCTTACCGCCGGAGACCGTTACCCAAGTGCTGGTCGATTTGGCCAACCTGCGTGGCGGCCCGGACAATATCACCCTGATCGTGGTTCAAGCCGACGCGGATTTTAATCGCAGCGGGGCGCCGATTCGCGGCCCACGTCAGTACCGCACCGCGCCGCCCGCGCTGTGGGTGGTTCTGGGAGTGGCTCTGCTGGGGACGGCCCTGTTCGCGATTGCGGGACTGACCACCGCGATGCTGGGGGCCGCCGCCACAGCGATCATCGTAGCCGTGTTCACCGCCTGGTATTGCCTGGCCTCCACACCTTCACAGCCTAGCGACGGCAGCGTTCAGGGACCCAGCGGACGTGGTCCCTACCGCCGCTACAGCGCCAAACCCACGCTGGAATTCGCTCAGCGCTTGGCCGGCACCGTGCAAGCACTCCGCGACGCCGCGGCAGAAAAACGCTGGCAGGTTCCCTGGGAACAGATCGACCCCCTGCAAGCCAAAGCCGCCGCGGCGGTCGAACGCGAAGACTTCGCCGACGCGATTCGCTGGCAAGCCAAAGCGATTGTCGCCACCATGCAACAACTGCGGCATCAGCGTGGCAGTGAAGAGGCCACCGTCGAGCTGTGA
- a CDS encoding Gfo/Idh/MocA family protein, with amino-acid sequence MHSDIQRNRVRDRRLFLKAGLSAAAVSGLGRHASSTAADSQKTSPSDSITVGVMGVNGRGRALAKGFAASGAAKVAYLCDVDSRATERAGAELVKAGHSQPKLVGDVRRVLDDKSVDALVVATPNHWHAPATILGCAAGKHVYVEKPCSHTAQEGEWAVAAAEKNKRVVQMGSQRRSWPGLQEAIEKVHAGEIGKVLYSRTWYNNRRGSIGFGKPTDVPSWLDWASWQGPAPRRDYKDNLVHYNWHWHWHWGNGELGNNGIHGLDVARWGLDVTFPNRVTAGGGMYRHEHDQETPDTMMATFDFPEGKTITWEGLSWSTLGPHESRFGISFHGTEGSIVIRGAGYTQYDQQEKAVAEGSGAGGDSDHLADFMDAIRTNRLSNANIVEAHRSTLLCHLGNIAYRTDSTLKTDPVNGHILNNEAAAKLWTREYEPGWEPKV; translated from the coding sequence ATGCATTCTGATATCCAACGAAATCGTGTTCGCGACCGTCGTCTGTTTTTGAAAGCCGGTTTGTCGGCTGCCGCGGTGAGCGGCCTGGGGCGACACGCCAGCAGCACTGCGGCGGACAGCCAGAAGACGTCGCCCAGCGACTCGATCACCGTCGGCGTGATGGGCGTGAACGGTCGCGGCCGCGCCTTGGCCAAGGGGTTTGCGGCCAGCGGGGCCGCCAAGGTGGCTTACCTGTGCGACGTGGATAGTCGAGCCACCGAGCGCGCGGGCGCTGAGCTTGTAAAGGCGGGCCACTCCCAACCGAAACTCGTTGGCGACGTGCGGCGTGTCCTGGATGACAAGTCGGTCGATGCCTTGGTCGTGGCCACACCCAATCACTGGCACGCTCCGGCGACCATCCTGGGCTGTGCGGCGGGCAAACACGTGTATGTCGAAAAGCCTTGCAGTCACACGGCTCAAGAAGGCGAATGGGCGGTCGCGGCGGCGGAGAAAAACAAACGGGTCGTGCAGATGGGCAGCCAACGACGCAGCTGGCCGGGATTGCAAGAAGCGATCGAGAAAGTCCATGCCGGCGAGATCGGCAAGGTCTTGTATTCGCGGACTTGGTACAACAATCGTCGCGGCTCGATCGGTTTTGGCAAACCCACCGACGTCCCCTCATGGTTGGACTGGGCCAGCTGGCAGGGCCCCGCGCCGCGTCGCGACTACAAAGACAACCTGGTGCATTACAACTGGCACTGGCATTGGCACTGGGGCAACGGCGAACTGGGCAACAATGGCATCCACGGCCTGGACGTCGCCCGCTGGGGCCTGGATGTGACGTTCCCCAATCGTGTCACGGCCGGCGGGGGGATGTACCGTCATGAACATGACCAAGAAACTCCCGACACGATGATGGCGACCTTCGATTTTCCCGAAGGCAAGACGATCACTTGGGAAGGTCTCAGCTGGTCCACGTTGGGGCCGCATGAGTCGCGATTTGGCATCAGCTTCCACGGCACCGAAGGGTCGATCGTGATCCGCGGCGCGGGCTATACCCAGTACGACCAACAGGAGAAAGCGGTCGCCGAAGGCAGCGGTGCCGGCGGCGACAGCGACCATCTGGCCGACTTCATGGACGCCATCCGCACCAACCGCTTGTCCAATGCCAATATCGTCGAAGCCCATCGCAGCACCCTGCTGTGCCACCTGGGCAACATCGCCTACCGCACCGACAGCACGCTTAAGACCGACCCCGTCAACGGGCATATCTTGAACAACGAAGCGGCCGCCAAACTGTGGACCCGCGAATACGAACCAGGCTGGGAACCCAAAGTCTAA
- a CDS encoding GDP-L-fucose synthase family protein, translating to MQAHDVILVTGGSGMVGGQLAAQLRADGFTQVLTPTRGQLDLSDAQSVERWFAKHRPRYAFLLAAQVGGIAANVADPVGFLENNLLLAVHALNACQRHGVEKLLMLGSTCIYPRDCPQPIREEALLSGPLEPTNEAYALSKIAALRLAQAYRQQYGLRCVLPMPCNIYGTGDHFDLQRSHVLSALVKRFVDAVEARAERLTLWGTGTPRREFMHVDDVVAGMRFLFDRLDDGQIINLGTGVDLTIAELAERVAEAAGFHGTIDWDPTHPDGTPRKCSDPSRLRALGFQPRVDLDSGIRRTVAEYRRLQTQ from the coding sequence ATGCAGGCACATGATGTGATCCTCGTAACCGGTGGCAGTGGCATGGTCGGCGGCCAACTGGCTGCTCAACTGCGAGCCGATGGGTTTACCCAAGTCCTCACGCCCACACGCGGGCAATTGGATTTGTCGGACGCCCAAAGTGTCGAACGTTGGTTTGCCAAGCACCGGCCGCGGTACGCTTTTCTGCTGGCTGCTCAAGTCGGCGGGATCGCGGCCAACGTTGCCGATCCGGTCGGCTTTCTGGAAAACAATCTGTTGCTGGCCGTGCATGCCCTCAACGCCTGCCAGCGACACGGTGTGGAGAAACTGTTGATGCTGGGCAGCACCTGCATCTATCCCCGCGACTGCCCTCAACCGATTCGCGAAGAGGCGCTGTTGAGCGGTCCGTTGGAGCCGACCAATGAAGCGTATGCATTGTCCAAAATCGCGGCCCTGCGATTGGCGCAGGCCTATCGACAACAGTATGGGCTGCGGTGCGTGTTGCCGATGCCCTGCAACATCTATGGGACCGGCGACCATTTTGATCTGCAGCGGAGCCACGTGTTGAGCGCGTTGGTCAAGCGGTTTGTGGACGCTGTCGAGGCCCGCGCCGAACGGCTCACGCTGTGGGGCACGGGAACGCCGCGTCGCGAGTTCATGCATGTCGATGACGTGGTCGCCGGGATGCGGTTTTTGTTTGATCGGCTGGACGATGGCCAAATCATCAATTTGGGCACTGGCGTCGACCTGACGATTGCCGAGCTTGCCGAGCGGGTGGCCGAAGCCGCCGGTTTTCATGGCACAATCGACTGGGACCCCACCCATCCCGATGGCACGCCTCGCAAGTGCAGCGACCCCTCGCGGCTGCGGGCGTTGGGTTTTCAGCCCCGCGTGGACCTGGATAGCGGCATCCGCCGCACCGTCGCCGAGTACCGCCGCCTGCAAACCCAGTAG
- a CDS encoding carboxypeptidase-like regulatory domain-containing protein, with product MPTTSKQRMDEAMKMMNWICGVAVAVATVGIVCPQAVRAGQLANAQQNPAVQIHDGGQLQLGQAGTLKGALVDQNGKGVEKAPVIIVRNGQVVAQLETNQDGHFQAKGLRDGQYLVATHDGIYRYQTVTQAAPGTVLKQGAIIKVDGETARGKWFTGMSGGLLATLAIAGIVAGIIIATDDDDDDDDAS from the coding sequence TTGCCGACTACTTCAAAACAACGGATGGACGAAGCGATGAAGATGATGAACTGGATTTGCGGGGTCGCCGTGGCGGTTGCCACCGTAGGAATCGTATGCCCCCAAGCAGTGCGTGCCGGTCAACTGGCCAACGCCCAGCAAAACCCCGCCGTACAGATCCACGACGGCGGGCAATTGCAGCTCGGCCAAGCCGGAACCCTGAAAGGGGCCCTGGTCGATCAGAACGGCAAAGGCGTTGAAAAAGCTCCCGTGATCATCGTCCGCAACGGACAGGTCGTGGCTCAACTGGAAACCAACCAAGACGGACACTTCCAAGCCAAGGGCTTGCGGGACGGGCAGTACCTGGTCGCCACCCACGATGGCATCTACCGCTATCAAACCGTGACCCAAGCCGCTCCCGGAACGGTTCTGAAGCAAGGGGCCATCATCAAAGTCGACGGCGAAACCGCTCGCGGAAAATGGTTCACTGGCATGAGCGGTGGATTGCTGGCAACCTTGGCCATCGCCGGGATCGTGGCCGGGATCATCATCGCCACCGACGACGATGACGACGACGACGACGCCAGCTGA
- a CDS encoding Gfo/Idh/MocA family protein: MSTAASAEPELLKIGIIGLDTSHAPAFTKAFNADPADPEMQNCRVVAAYPYGSQTIESSSSRIPKYTEELRGLGVDIVDSIDELLKRVDCVLLETNDGQLHRAQAQQVIDAGKPMFIDKPVAANLTDTLAIYKLAAEKQVPIFSSSSLRYTDGAQAIRRGDYGDVLGCATYSPCKLEPSHTDLYWYGIHGVESLYTCMGPGCESVTRTSSEDFELVVGKWADGRIGTFRGIRKGKSGYGGTAFTTEAVQAVGTYQGYRPLVVQIAKFFRSGKPPIDAEETIELYAFMQAADESKRQGGAPVRIADVLQQAQDEL; this comes from the coding sequence ATGAGCACCGCTGCCAGCGCTGAACCTGAACTGCTGAAGATCGGCATTATCGGTTTGGACACCTCGCACGCGCCGGCTTTTACCAAGGCCTTTAACGCCGATCCGGCGGATCCGGAAATGCAGAATTGCCGCGTGGTTGCCGCTTATCCGTACGGCAGCCAAACCATTGAATCAAGTTCCAGCCGGATCCCCAAATACACCGAAGAACTCCGCGGCTTGGGCGTGGACATCGTCGACTCCATCGACGAACTGCTCAAGCGAGTCGATTGTGTGTTGCTGGAAACCAATGATGGCCAATTGCACCGCGCTCAGGCTCAACAGGTCATTGACGCCGGCAAGCCGATGTTTATTGATAAACCGGTGGCCGCGAACCTGACCGATACGCTGGCCATATACAAACTGGCGGCCGAAAAACAGGTACCGATCTTTTCCAGCTCGTCACTGCGTTACACCGACGGAGCTCAAGCCATCCGCCGCGGTGATTATGGCGATGTGTTGGGATGTGCGACCTACAGTCCCTGCAAGCTGGAACCATCGCATACCGATTTGTACTGGTATGGGATCCACGGCGTGGAGTCGCTGTATACTTGCATGGGACCGGGCTGCGAATCGGTAACGCGAACCAGCAGCGAAGACTTTGAATTGGTCGTCGGCAAATGGGCGGATGGCCGGATCGGCACGTTCCGCGGAATCCGCAAAGGCAAGAGCGGTTATGGGGGCACGGCCTTTACGACCGAAGCCGTGCAGGCGGTCGGCACCTACCAGGGCTACCGTCCGCTGGTGGTTCAAATCGCCAAATTCTTCCGCAGCGGCAAGCCGCCGATCGATGCGGAAGAAACCATCGAACTGTACGCCTTCATGCAGGCGGCCGACGAAAGCAAACGCCAGGGCGGCGCTCCGGTGCGGATCGCCGACGTCCTGCAGCAGGCGCAGGACGAGCTGTAA